One Vigna unguiculata cultivar IT97K-499-35 chromosome 11, ASM411807v1, whole genome shotgun sequence DNA window includes the following coding sequences:
- the LOC114168697 gene encoding myb-related protein 2-like, translating to MYSPHLQHQGKNIHSSSRMPIPSERHMFLHTGNGSGDSGLVLSTDAKPRLKWTPDLHARFIEAVQQLGGADKATPKTVMKLMGISGLTLYHLKSHLQKYRLSKSLHGQSNNVTHKISINPGAATDERLRENNGTHVNNLNLAPQSNNKDLHISEALQMQIEVQRRLNEQLEVQRLLQLRIEAQGKYLQAVLEKAQETLGRQNLGVVGLEAAKLQLSDLVSKVSSQCLNSAFLELKELQGFSPHQTQTNQPNDCSMDSCLTSCEVSQKEQEIQNGGMSLRPFNVHTFMERKEVIEGPNLNNLPSTDLKWCDPVKNTFLTPLSRRSPSNLSMSIGLEGETENGSTIRKESVKPVAEKVSQDYGLPSFFAAPKLDLATEDKNTRTSCKELDLNGFSWN from the exons ATGTACTCTCCTCATCTGCAACATCAAGGAAAGAACATTCATTCTTCTTCCAGAATGCCAATCCCTTCTGAGAGACACATGTTCCTTCACACTGGAAATGGATCTGGTGACTCTGGTCTTGTTCTCTCGACTGATGCTAAGCCTAGATTGAAATGGACACCTGATCTTCATGCCAGGTTCATAGAAGCTGTGCAGCAGTTAGGAGGAGCTGACA AGGCAACTCCCAAAACGGTAATGAAACTCATGGGGATTTCAGGCCTTACTTTGTATCATCTGAAGAGCCACCTTCag AAGTACAGATTGAGCAAGAGTCTGCATGGACAAAGTAATAACGTGACACACAAAATCT CCATAAACCCAGGTGCAGCAACGGATGAAAGACTCAGAGAAAACAATGGAACTCATGTGAACAATTTAAACCTTGCCCCTCAGTCTAATAACAA AGATTTACACATCAGTGAGGCACTGCAGATGCAAATAGAGGTTCAAAGAAGACTAAATGAGCAACTTGAG GTGCAAAGACTTCTGCAGCTCCGGATAGAAGCTCAAGGAAAATACCTTCAAGCTGTGCTGGAGAAGGCTCAGGAAACACTTGGCAGACAAAATCTGGGAGTAGTAGGACTTGAAGCTGCAAAACTTCAACTTTCAGATTTAGTGTCAAAAGTGTCTTCTCAGTGTCTGAATTCAGCATTTTTAGAGCTGAAAGAGTTACAAGGATTTAGCCCTCACCAAACACAAACCAACCAGCCAAATGACTGTTCTATGGACAGTTGCCTCACATCCTGTGAAGTGTCACAGAAAGAGCAAGAGATACAAAACGGAGGAATGAGCTTAAGACCCTTCAATGTCCACACATTCATGGAACGAAAGGAGGTCATAGAGGGTCCTAATCTGAACAACCTACCAAGCACTGACCTCAAATGGTGTGATCCAGTGAAGAACACCTTCCTTACCCCATTGAGCAGAAGAAGTCCAAGCAACTTGTCTATGAGCATTGGACTTGAAGGAGAAACTGAGAATGGAAGCACCATTAGGAAAGAATCAGTGAAACCAGTGGCTGAGAAAGTTTCTCAAGATTATGGATTGCCTTCATTCTTTGCTGCACCAAAACTGGACCTAGCCACTGAAGATAAGAACACTAGAACTAGTTGTAAAGAACTGGACTTGAATGGATTCAGTTGGAACTAA